Proteins from one Plasmodium cynomolgi strain B DNA, chromosome 10, whole genome shotgun sequence genomic window:
- a CDS encoding merozoite surface protein 3 (MSP3;~putative) — translation MKHLGGIPLLVLFVKLYIYQNNVVSNEIVNFKNPYLRNGRTGKNLILQDAQSGLNSEDSDQIDRKGNDNVLPPKSEREELQTQAEDSNNNEDLKKQIDELVNKAQVTNKEAETAVTEAGASLKTAAESGEKGNMAEGKETEAEQKATEGITGEVKEIKPENADELKNLASDAVKDAMDAKKAKGEAQIKAEIVKLEVAKEEAKKAVASAMNAKDEAAAAAKTSESAKLAATRAAKKAEAETKAKMLKNKNEQDAISLAATNISVDTMVTEVQPDPEYPEELRVLIEKGLLKEDEITMSVEPEATEVVTVPKEEEEIVEAKKEVKEESAYAVKEAKLEESHSQSEDEQEAQKAAREAQQLATEAEKELKKAQEAEEELKKATQAINEAMQKRKQRRHLMKHKKLWKKQKKLWKKQKKQQKKKQKKQKRIKKTQKNKKN, via the exons CGGCCGGACAGGCAAAAACCTCATTTTGCAGGATGCGCAAAGTGGTTTAAACTCAGAAGACAGTGATCAGATAGACCGAAAGGGAAACGACAACGTATTGCCACCCAAATCGGAAAGAGAGGAACTCCAAACGCAGGCAGAagatagtaataataatgaagacttaaaaaaacaaatagatGAATTAGTTAATAAAGCACAAGTAACAAATAAAGAAGCTGAAACTGCAGTAACTGAAGCAGGAGCATCATTAAAAACAGCAGCAGAATCAGGAGAGAAAGGAAATATGgctgaaggaaaagaaacagaagcaGAACAAAAAGCAACAGAAGGAATAACAGGCGAggtaaaagaaataaaaccAGAAAATGcagatgaattaaaaaatttagcatCTGATGCTGTGAAAGACGCAATGGACGCCAAGAAggcaaaaggagaagcgcaAATAAAAGCAGAAATAGTAAAATTAGAAGtagcaaaagaagaagcaaaaaaagcagtaGCTAGTGCTATGAATGCGAAAGACGAAGCAGCAGCTGCAGCAAAAACTTCAGAATCAGCAAAACTGGCTGCTACGAGAGCGGCcaaaaaagcagaagcagaaacaaaagcgaaaatgttgaaaaataaaaatgagcaagaTGCAATCTCATTAGCAGCAACCAATATAAGCGTGGACACCATGGTAACCGAGGTACAACCGGATCCCGAGTATCCCGAAGAATTAAGGGTACTCATAGAAAAAGGGTTACTAAAAGAAGATGAAATAACAATGAGTGTAGAACCAGAAGCAACAGAAGTAGTAACAGTaccaaaggaagaagaagaaatagttgaagcaaaaaaagaagtaaaagaAGAGTCAGCTTATGCGGTAAAAGAGGCAAAACTAGAAGAATCTCATTCGCAATCAGAAGACGAACAAGAGGCACAAAAGGCAGCAAGAGAAGCACAACAGTTAGCAACAGAAGCcgaaaaagaattaaaaaaagcacaagaagcggaagaagaattaaaaaaagcaacacaaGCCATAAATGAAGCA atgcaaaaaaggaagcagagAAGGCATCTAATGAAGCACAAGAAGCTctggaaaaagcaaaagaagctatggaaaaagcaaaaaaagcagcagaagaagaagcaaaaaaagcaaaaacgaaTAAAGAAGACgcagaaaaacaaaaagaactAA